A section of the Rhodobacteraceae bacterium M382 genome encodes:
- a CDS encoding sigma-54 dependent transcriptional regulator — protein MDGTVLVADDDRTIRTVLTQALTRAGCKVHATSSLTTLMRWVSEGKGDLVISDVMMPDGNGLEMLPKIAEDRPGLPVIVISAQNTIMTAIKAAEAEAYDYLPKPFDLPDLMKRTAKALSQRRVISASAPSDNDMDRPEELPLVGRTEIMQSLYRVVARMMNTDLPILITGESGVGKSLIAKTIHDLSDRRSQAFVLAEEAELMDLEGPMRLLERARGGTILFDEIADLSDSAQARIVRMMDMPGDRSPRFMATSQVDLQPLMEDGKLRQDLFYRLNGTLIHVPALRERVEDIPLLAEHFLTRAEIEGAPKRYFSEAARQKLRSHAWPGNVRQLENAVRRLGYTSRAEEITETEVEMVLGPQAGPAPVSGINNGEKLSDSVARHLRRYFDLHGDMMPPSGLYARVLRELELPLIEIALDASGGNQAKCADLLGINRNTLRKKITDLDIEVTRRRKLM, from the coding sequence ATGGATGGCACCGTTCTGGTCGCTGATGACGACCGCACGATCCGCACCGTTCTGACCCAGGCCCTGACGCGTGCCGGGTGCAAGGTGCACGCCACAAGTTCGCTGACGACGCTGATGCGCTGGGTGAGCGAGGGCAAGGGCGATCTGGTGATTTCGGACGTGATGATGCCGGACGGAAACGGGCTCGAAATGCTGCCAAAGATCGCCGAGGACCGGCCCGGGTTGCCGGTGATCGTGATTTCGGCCCAGAACACCATCATGACCGCGATCAAGGCCGCGGAGGCCGAGGCATATGACTATTTGCCCAAGCCCTTTGACCTGCCGGACCTGATGAAACGCACCGCCAAGGCGCTCAGCCAGCGTCGGGTGATCTCGGCGTCTGCACCATCCGACAATGACATGGACCGCCCCGAAGAATTGCCGTTGGTGGGGCGGACCGAAATCATGCAGTCGCTGTATCGGGTGGTGGCGCGGATGATGAATACCGACCTGCCGATCCTGATCACAGGCGAAAGCGGTGTCGGCAAATCGTTGATTGCAAAAACCATTCACGACCTGTCAGATCGCCGGTCCCAGGCCTTTGTTCTGGCAGAAGAAGCGGAGCTGATGGACCTGGAAGGGCCGATGCGCCTGTTGGAACGGGCACGGGGCGGCACCATTCTGTTTGACGAAATCGCTGATCTGTCGGATTCCGCGCAGGCCAGAATCGTCAGAATGATGGACATGCCGGGGGATCGGTCGCCTCGGTTCATGGCGACCAGCCAGGTCGATCTGCAACCGCTGATGGAAGACGGCAAGCTGCGCCAGGATCTGTTCTATCGTTTGAACGGCACGCTGATCCATGTTCCTGCATTGCGTGAACGGGTCGAAGACATTCCGTTGTTGGCTGAACATTTTTTGACGCGGGCCGAAATTGAAGGGGCTCCGAAACGATATTTCAGCGAGGCCGCCCGACAAAAGCTGCGCTCTCATGCCTGGCCGGGCAACGTGCGCCAGTTGGAGAATGCGGTGCGCCGCCTGGGATATACCAGCCGGGCCGAAGAAATCACCGAAACCGAGGTCGAGATGGTTCTGGGCCCCCAGGCCGGCCCCGCGCCGGTTTCCGGGATCAACAATGGTGAAAAGCTGTCGGATTCGGTGGCCCGCCATCTGCGACGCTATTTCGACCTGCATGGGGACATGATGCCGCCGTCAGGATTATACGCGCGGGTGCTGCGAGAACTGGAACTGCCGCTGATCGAAATCGCGCTGGATGCCTCGGGGGGGAACCAGGCAAAATGCGCCGATCTTCTGGGGATCAATCGCAATACGCTGCGCAAGAAGATCACCGACCTGGATATTGAGGTGACACGCCGTCGCAAACTGATGTAA
- a CDS encoding PAS domain-containing sensor histidine kinase, producing MSFNGAIWTSLPVPAFVVDEHDRVTDVNSAGEGFVNASSRTITGNNIWTLIQIDPPIADAMARSRDNGTPLFVNDADVGTGHRGPLHCSIQVAPVQGHPGKMLMLLSPRELAGRMTQNHSVKSAAQSAIGMAEMMAHEIKNPLAGITGAAQLLSMNVGREDVELTDLIVAECQRIVKLLEQVEQFGNLSEPDRKPVNLHDVLDRARRSAQLGFGAHMTIVEDYDPSLPMAYGDPDQLLQVVLNLLKNASEAADSKGGCIRIRTYFEHSFRLRNKQGGASSLPLQIEISDDGPGLPDKIKGDIFDPFVSGRENGTGLGLALVSKIISDHGGWITVTSEPGCTIFRLSLPRAPRDALQSE from the coding sequence ATGAGTTTCAACGGTGCCATCTGGACCTCGTTACCGGTTCCCGCCTTTGTCGTTGACGAACACGACAGGGTGACGGATGTGAATTCGGCGGGCGAAGGGTTTGTCAACGCGTCGAGCCGAACGATCACTGGCAACAATATCTGGACTCTGATCCAGATCGACCCGCCGATTGCCGATGCAATGGCCCGGTCACGCGACAATGGCACGCCTTTGTTTGTGAATGACGCTGATGTCGGGACGGGACATCGCGGCCCGCTGCATTGCTCGATTCAGGTGGCACCGGTGCAGGGGCATCCGGGCAAGATGCTGATGTTGCTGTCGCCGCGCGAATTGGCCGGACGCATGACCCAGAACCATTCGGTCAAATCGGCGGCGCAATCCGCAATTGGCATGGCCGAAATGATGGCACATGAGATCAAGAACCCGCTGGCGGGGATCACTGGCGCGGCGCAATTGCTGTCGATGAATGTCGGACGCGAAGACGTCGAACTGACCGATCTGATCGTCGCCGAATGCCAGCGTATCGTAAAGTTGCTGGAGCAGGTGGAACAATTCGGAAACCTGTCGGAACCAGACCGAAAACCGGTTAACCTGCATGATGTCCTAGACCGGGCGCGCCGGTCTGCCCAATTGGGGTTTGGCGCGCATATGACGATTGTCGAAGATTACGATCCGTCCCTGCCGATGGCATATGGTGATCCGGATCAATTGTTGCAGGTGGTTTTGAATCTCCTAAAGAACGCCTCGGAAGCCGCTGATTCAAAAGGAGGGTGCATCAGAATTCGCACCTATTTTGAACATTCCTTTCGACTGCGAAACAAACAAGGTGGCGCATCGTCTCTGCCGTTGCAGATCGAGATTTCCGATGATGGGCCGGGGCTGCCGGACAAGATCAAAGGCGATATTTTTGATCCATTTGTGTCGGGGCGGGAAAACGGGACCGGGTTGGGTTTGGCGTTGGTGTCCAAGATCATATCAGACCACGGTGGCTGGATCACGGTCACCAGCGAACCGGGGTGCACGATTTTCCGCCTGTCGTTGCCGCGCGCCCCGCGCGATGCGTTGCAGTCGGAGTAA